The DNA window CCCCGGAGGTTCGCCTCCTGGGTCATGGAGCCGACGTACGCGCCGCTGATCTCCCCCTTGAGGTTCTCCGCGTTCTTGTTGTGGAAGGCGAAGTCATCCCAAAGCTGGTGAAAGTTCCCGGGCTCCTTGAACTTCGAGATGCTCTTCTCGTCGCTGTCCCCCGCGGCCTTGGACTCCAGGAAGTGAAGGGACAGGATGAAGCAGATGCCGGAGAACTTCGCCCTGTCGATAATGCCCGCGTCCTTGTCTCGCCAGGCCACCATGGTCTGGTTGAAGGGAATCTGTGCCGAGCGCATGGAGCCGGAGAGCAAGCCTCCCTTCTCGCCGAGCTTCTCGGAACCTTGGCCTCCCTCCACCTGACCCGCGTCGCCCGGGGCCGGCGCGGTTGACGTCTTCTTCGCGCCCCAGAGGTTGTTCGCCGCGCCAGGACCTCCGTCAGGGCTCTGCCCCGCAGCCGGGTTGTTGCGCGTCCCAGGCGAGATGTGCGTCTGGTTCTTCCCGCTCGTCAGCGCCGCGGAGGTGAACGTGCAGTGGGGGTCGTTCTTCTCCTTCTGGGCGAAGAGGTCGTTCGGGGCCTTGTTCTCGGCGGTGGCTTGGGTGTTCCCGGTCCCCGCGGTGTCCTGGAGTGAGGTCTTCTTCGCCGAGGTGTCTGTCTCCGTGCGCTGGCTCGGCAACGTCGAGCTCACCGGGGACCTGGGGCCAATCTTGAGGGAACCTGTCACTGCCATCACTCCGGTACAGAGGGGGGGTGGACCCATCCTATCCCAGGGCCCGCTCGCGAACAGGCGGCACTCCGCGTCGGCTCACGGACTGTCCAGACGTCCCAGCCACGTCTCGTTGTACTTGAGGTGATTCCTCACCCGCGCCGGGTCCGAGGGTTCGTTGGTGACCTTCAACGCGACCGACGGCGCCACGGGGCTGAGCCACCGCGTCGCCAGCGTGGCATCGAGCCGTCCGACGCGGATTCCATTCAGCGCCCAGAGGAAGACGGCGTCCTCGCCGTCTGCCCGCGCGAGCAGGACGACGGCTCGACGCTCCCCCTCGGACAAGGACGTCCGCGTCACGGAGCCATCCGCCTTGGCGACGAAGTCGAGGCGCTGCTCCGAGGAAAGGTCCTGGGTGAAGTGCCTCTCCGCGACGAGCGAGCCATCCGGCCGGAGGCGGCGGACCTGGAT is part of the Myxococcus landrumus genome and encodes:
- a CDS encoding YopT-type cysteine protease domain-containing protein — its product is MTGSLKIGPRSPVSSTLPSQRTETDTSAKKTSLQDTAGTGNTQATAENKAPNDLFAQKEKNDPHCTFTSAALTSGKNQTHISPGTRNNPAAGQSPDGGPGAANNLWGAKKTSTAPAPGDAGQVEGGQGSEKLGEKGGLLSGSMRSAQIPFNQTMVAWRDKDAGIIDRAKFSGICFILSLHFLESKAAGDSDEKSISKFKEPGNFHQLWDDFAFHNKNAENLKGEISGAYVGSMTQEANLRGQLAQAPASQHADINQKLQSATLTKTGAQSQLERMFVGGGEQGFELSRGGVPLLGKPGEQIMRKLFSMDVADVHRVELTVVTKRLLTADKLNWSEACADVAQKVGSAGTPALFEIGLYGKDGADGHSIALHVDAGGSYSLFDPNYGVFKGDGTNQTFGDDLTKLLETKYPKHKQVVLSTLTQQ